Proteins encoded together in one Nitrospirota bacterium window:
- a CDS encoding ParB/RepB/Spo0J family partition protein produces the protein MKKALGRGLDALIPTEGEEIHQIEIEKIFPNPSQPRKHFSEESLNQLAESISQQGIIQPIIVARTGDGTFTIVAGERRWRAATISGSQKIPCIIRDESAEESFEISLIENIQREELNPIETATAFLRIMEEQGITQEELSKKIGKQRATVANYVRLLTHPEEIKSFIISGALSMGHAKVLLSLKDQSQQLEAAQMVVKNSLSVRETEALCKKLSTDSTSSVKKPEPPKDPHIAGVEDELTRNLGTKVRIHHKGNTGRIEIDYYTMDDLNRIIDILKI, from the coding sequence ATGAAAAAAGCGCTGGGACGCGGTCTCGATGCCCTGATTCCCACCGAGGGCGAGGAAATCCATCAGATTGAGATTGAAAAAATCTTCCCTAACCCGTCTCAACCGCGTAAACATTTCTCCGAGGAGTCGTTAAATCAACTGGCAGAGTCTATAAGCCAACAAGGAATCATCCAACCCATCATTGTTGCCAGAACAGGGGACGGTACTTTTACAATTGTTGCCGGGGAAAGACGCTGGAGAGCAGCCACAATTTCCGGCTCTCAGAAAATCCCCTGTATTATTCGTGATGAGAGTGCTGAGGAGTCTTTTGAAATCTCGCTGATAGAAAACATTCAGCGTGAGGAGCTTAATCCGATTGAAACAGCTACTGCATTTTTAAGGATTATGGAGGAACAGGGAATAACGCAGGAGGAGCTGTCTAAAAAAATCGGCAAGCAGAGAGCAACTGTAGCTAACTACGTAAGGCTTCTGACGCATCCTGAGGAAATAAAATCTTTTATAATTTCAGGAGCGCTTTCTATGGGACACGCTAAAGTGCTCCTCTCTCTGAAAGACCAGTCTCAGCAGCTTGAGGCGGCACAAATGGTTGTGAAAAATTCGCTCAGTGTCCGTGAAACAGAAGCCCTTTGTAAAAAACTCTCAACGGACTCCACATCATCTGTTAAAAAGCCTGAGCCCCCCAAAGACCCGCACATAGCTGGCGTTGAGGATGAACTAACACGAAATCTCGGCACTAAGGTCAGAATTCATCACAAGGGAAACACCGGACGCATCGAAATAGACTATTATACAATGGATGACCTTAACAGGATTATTGATATATTAAAAATATGA
- the kdsB gene encoding 3-deoxy-manno-octulosonate cytidylyltransferase: MTQAAVIIPARYGASRFPGKPLALICGKPMIEHVYERAKRAHSASAVFVATDNAKIYDTVVGFGGAAIMTKETHATGTDRIAEAARDLPFTVIVNVQGDEPLIEPDMIDSVIELMQDDRASMGTLKKKITTPCDIFDPNIVKVVTDSEGFALYFSRSTIPYLRDVFDGKSTLDSMDAIDSSGIQYYKHIGIYGYKKEVLLRLSELPESELEKAEKLEQLRALTNGYGIKVGETSFDTIAVDRPEDIGKVERWLNTYS; the protein is encoded by the coding sequence ATGACACAAGCAGCAGTGATTATACCGGCACGGTACGGAGCATCCAGGTTTCCAGGGAAACCGCTGGCACTGATTTGCGGTAAGCCGATGATAGAGCACGTCTATGAACGCGCTAAAAGAGCACACTCAGCAAGCGCAGTTTTTGTGGCAACCGACAACGCCAAAATCTACGACACTGTGGTTGGTTTTGGAGGTGCTGCCATTATGACCAAAGAGACCCACGCAACTGGCACTGACAGAATAGCCGAAGCGGCAAGGGATTTGCCTTTTACCGTAATTGTCAACGTGCAGGGAGATGAGCCTCTCATTGAACCAGACATGATTGACTCAGTAATTGAACTTATGCAAGACGACAGAGCTTCTATGGGAACTCTTAAAAAGAAAATAACAACCCCCTGTGACATCTTTGATCCAAATATCGTTAAAGTCGTGACAGACTCTGAAGGGTTTGCTCTTTATTTTTCAAGATCAACTATTCCATATTTAAGGGATGTTTTTGACGGGAAATCAACGCTGGACAGTATGGATGCCATAGACTCATCAGGGATACAGTATTATAAACACATTGGAATTTATGGTTACAAAAAAGAAGTGCTTTTAAGGCTTTCGGAGCTGCCGGAGAGTGAGTTAGAAAAAGCCGAAAAACTTGAACAATTGCGGGCTCTGACAAATGGGTACGGAATAAAGGTTGGCGAAACCAGCTTTGATACCATAGCAGTGGATCGCCCGGAGGATATAGGAAAGGTGGAGAGATGGCTAAATACATATTCCTGA
- a CDS encoding CTP synthase, whose product MAKYIFLTGGVVSSLGKGIAASAIGALLEARGLKVTLQKLDPYINLDPGTLSPFQHGEVYVTEDGTETDLDLGHYERFTHVQSSQKNNYTTGKIYFNVIKKERLGHYLGQTVQVVPHITDEIKSAIRSLDCDGVDVVIVEIGGTIGDIESLPFLEAIRQIPYDVGRENTMYFHLTLVPYIGSAGELKSKPTQHSVKELREIGIQPDALLCRSDREIPQDMKRKIALHCNIEEDSVIGAIDVETIYEVPLVLHREGLDTLIAKKFKFDTNPPKLDVWHNVVKTIKTPSNEVTIALVGKYIGLRDAYKSLIESLIHGGIANDARVNFKWLDSEELERHEIDKYMSDVDGILVPGGFGIRGIEGKIRAVQYAREKKIPYFGICLGMQCAVIEFARNVCGITGANSAEFDVKCAEPIIYLMEQWFDFKTNSVQKRSMESEKGGTMRLGGYPCLLEHGSNAQEAYEKTEITERHRHRYEFNNDYREILQSKGMRFSGLSPDGKLVEIVELSGHPWFLGCQFHPEFKSRPTEPHPLFKAFISSAIREKRSLFPTHGITAMEQRR is encoded by the coding sequence ATGGCTAAATACATATTCCTGACAGGCGGCGTGGTATCGTCCCTCGGAAAGGGGATAGCAGCATCTGCAATCGGAGCACTGCTTGAAGCCAGAGGGCTTAAGGTAACGCTTCAAAAACTTGATCCTTACATAAACCTCGACCCTGGCACACTAAGCCCTTTTCAACACGGCGAGGTCTATGTCACTGAGGATGGGACTGAAACAGACCTTGACTTAGGCCATTACGAACGATTCACGCACGTTCAGAGCTCTCAGAAAAACAACTACACCACAGGTAAAATCTATTTTAATGTCATTAAAAAGGAACGCCTCGGCCACTACCTCGGTCAAACCGTTCAAGTAGTGCCCCACATTACGGATGAAATCAAATCGGCTATTCGTTCTCTTGACTGTGATGGGGTGGATGTGGTGATAGTTGAGATTGGGGGCACAATTGGTGACATAGAAAGTCTGCCCTTTCTTGAGGCCATAAGACAGATTCCTTATGATGTAGGCAGAGAAAACACAATGTACTTTCATCTGACACTGGTTCCCTACATAGGTAGCGCCGGAGAGCTAAAGTCAAAACCAACTCAGCACAGTGTAAAAGAGCTGCGCGAGATAGGAATTCAACCGGATGCCCTACTTTGCCGCTCAGACAGGGAGATTCCGCAGGATATGAAAAGAAAAATCGCCCTTCACTGTAACATCGAGGAGGACTCCGTGATTGGTGCCATAGATGTGGAGACAATTTATGAGGTTCCTTTAGTGCTTCACAGAGAGGGACTTGATACTTTGATAGCTAAGAAATTTAAATTTGACACTAACCCTCCAAAACTTGATGTGTGGCACAATGTGGTAAAAACCATAAAGACCCCATCTAATGAGGTAACGATAGCGCTTGTAGGAAAGTACATCGGCCTTAGGGATGCCTATAAAAGTCTGATAGAGTCACTGATTCATGGCGGCATTGCAAACGATGCCCGTGTTAATTTCAAATGGCTGGATTCTGAGGAGTTAGAAAGGCACGAAATAGATAAATATATGTCTGATGTGGATGGAATACTGGTGCCTGGCGGGTTTGGAATTCGAGGGATAGAGGGTAAAATACGAGCTGTCCAATATGCACGGGAAAAGAAGATTCCGTACTTTGGCATCTGCCTTGGTATGCAGTGTGCTGTGATAGAGTTTGCAAGAAATGTGTGTGGAATAACTGGGGCAAACAGCGCCGAGTTTGACGTGAAGTGTGCTGAGCCTATAATTTATCTGATGGAACAGTGGTTTGATTTTAAAACAAACTCTGTGCAAAAACGAAGTATGGAAAGCGAAAAGGGCGGCACTATGCGTCTTGGCGGTTATCCTTGCCTGCTTGAGCACGGCAGTAATGCTCAAGAGGCCTACGAAAAAACCGAGATCACAGAGCGGCATCGCCACAGATATGAATTTAATAATGACTACAGGGAGATTTTACAATCCAAAGGGATGCGCTTTAGCGGACTTAGCCCTGACGGCAAGCTGGTTGAAATAGTGGAACTAAGCGGACATCCGTGGTTTCTTGGCTGTCAGTTTCATCCTGAGTTTAAATCAAGGCCGACCGAGCCTCATCCTCTTTTTAAGGCATTCATTTCCAGTGCAATACGAGAAAAACGTTCCCTGTTCCCAACTCACGGAATAACTGCAATGGAACAAAGGAGATAG
- a CDS encoding KpsF/GutQ family sugar-phosphate isomerase: MISESKIIETARNVLQEEAQAILELIERLDSRFIHAVDLIFDSHGKTVLTGMGKSGLIAKKISATLASTGTPSFFMHPAEAGHGDLGMVTSDDVVIAISNSGETEEILRLIPFFKRFNINLISMTGNMNSTLSRESVVSIDITVKEEACPMGVVPTSSTTATLAMGDALAVVLLLKRGFKKEDFAFFHPNGAIGKKLFIKVSDLMHSGDSLPYVTPQAKMAEAVMEISSKRLGVTIVADSSRKILGIITDGDLRRGIAQWGRNVFDMEASEVMTKNPRYIDENELAAKALSVMETHAITSLIVPDTEGCAIGIIHLHDILRKGIV, translated from the coding sequence ATGATTTCTGAAAGTAAAATAATAGAAACAGCCCGCAATGTGCTGCAAGAAGAGGCACAAGCGATACTGGAACTAATTGAAAGGCTTGACAGCCGTTTTATTCACGCAGTGGATTTAATATTTGACAGCCACGGCAAGACAGTTCTTACGGGAATGGGGAAATCCGGGCTGATAGCAAAGAAAATATCAGCAACTCTGGCCTCAACCGGCACACCCTCTTTTTTTATGCACCCGGCAGAGGCAGGCCACGGCGACCTTGGCATGGTGACAAGCGATGATGTGGTTATAGCCATTTCTAACAGCGGCGAGACTGAAGAGATACTTCGCCTAATACCGTTTTTTAAGCGTTTTAATATTAACCTTATCAGTATGACCGGCAATATGAACTCAACCCTATCCAGAGAATCCGTGGTAAGCATTGATATAACTGTCAAAGAGGAGGCGTGTCCTATGGGAGTTGTGCCTACCTCATCAACAACGGCAACTCTTGCCATGGGGGATGCCCTTGCAGTGGTGCTGCTACTTAAACGTGGATTTAAAAAGGAGGATTTTGCTTTTTTCCATCCTAACGGAGCAATAGGCAAAAAACTCTTCATAAAAGTATCTGATCTGATGCACTCCGGAGACTCTCTCCCCTACGTAACACCACAGGCAAAGATGGCAGAGGCCGTGATGGAAATATCCTCAAAACGTCTCGGAGTAACCATAGTGGCCGACAGCAGCAGAAAAATCCTTGGAATAATAACAGATGGAGATTTAAGGCGCGGCATAGCTCAGTGGGGACGCAATGTGTTTGATATGGAGGCCTCTGAAGTAATGACTAAAAACCCTCGCTACATTGATGAAAACGAACTTGCCGCAAAGGCTCTGTCGGTTATGGAAACACACGCCATCACGTCTCTGATTGTGCCGGACACAGAAGGTTGTGCCATTGGCATAATACACCTGCACGATATCTTACGAAAAGGCATTGTCTAA
- a CDS encoding glucose-6-phosphate isomerase: MLEVYFGNMLEEVIGEKGLSLNQIEGIREKVLSAHKQIEERKWKELSFLDLGGQTTTEIKKIARHVRETSEHFVILGIGGSAIGPRAILESLSPLHNYRGKPKIHIFDNIDPRTIATMLEIIDPAKTTVNVVTKSGNTAETIATFMLLWDKIEKAVGSEVVNRFILTTNPEKGIIRSLINEYNIKSLEIPTTIVGRYSVLTTGLLLAEVAGISSDELLRGAHEITEKCKSGELWENPAYIFSSLLYLMSTEEGRNINVIMPYADGLKAFSDWFCQLWAESLGKLGFGITPYPSVGTTDQHSQLQLWMEGPEDKVVIFIKIKDYGKDIMIPMVFSDKEGFNCLAGRSLNELISTALQSTEHSLSDASKPNVSIAIPILDAYHVGQLFQFFEIATAFLGFLFGVNPFNQPWVETGKNNLYGALGKPGFQTRNEQIEKMQKDSVCWKI; encoded by the coding sequence ATGTTAGAAGTTTACTTTGGTAACATGCTGGAGGAGGTAATTGGGGAAAAGGGACTTTCTCTCAACCAAATTGAGGGGATAAGGGAGAAGGTACTAAGTGCACATAAACAAATAGAGGAAAGAAAGTGGAAGGAGCTTTCCTTTTTAGACCTTGGAGGTCAAACCACAACAGAAATAAAGAAAATTGCACGACATGTCAGGGAGACATCCGAGCACTTTGTGATACTTGGCATAGGGGGTTCAGCCATAGGCCCCAGAGCGATACTGGAGTCGCTCAGCCCCCTCCATAACTACCGGGGAAAACCAAAAATCCACATTTTTGACAACATTGACCCAAGAACCATAGCAACAATGCTTGAGATAATAGACCCAGCTAAGACTACCGTTAATGTTGTAACAAAGTCCGGCAACACAGCTGAAACTATTGCCACTTTTATGCTTCTATGGGATAAAATAGAAAAAGCGGTAGGCAGCGAAGTTGTCAACAGATTTATATTGACAACAAATCCTGAGAAAGGCATAATCCGCAGTCTGATTAATGAGTATAATATAAAAAGCCTTGAAATCCCTACAACAATAGTCGGCAGGTATTCGGTCTTAACCACGGGGCTGCTTCTTGCCGAGGTAGCAGGAATAAGCTCCGATGAGCTGCTAAGGGGGGCACATGAGATCACCGAAAAATGTAAGTCAGGTGAGCTGTGGGAAAACCCTGCCTATATATTTTCGTCGCTGTTGTACCTAATGAGCACTGAGGAGGGAAGGAACATTAATGTAATAATGCCTTATGCCGATGGTTTAAAGGCATTTTCAGACTGGTTTTGCCAGTTGTGGGCAGAAAGTCTTGGAAAGCTTGGCTTTGGCATCACTCCATACCCATCTGTAGGAACCACAGACCAACACTCACAGCTTCAACTATGGATGGAGGGGCCGGAGGATAAGGTCGTCATATTTATAAAGATAAAAGATTATGGCAAAGACATTATGATACCAATGGTTTTTAGCGACAAAGAAGGTTTTAACTGTCTGGCAGGACGCTCTCTAAATGAGCTAATCAGCACTGCACTGCAATCCACTGAGCATTCGTTGTCAGATGCTTCAAAACCTAACGTTTCAATAGCCATACCTATCCTGGATGCGTATCACGTTGGCCAGTTATTTCAGTTTTTTGAGATAGCAACCGCTTTTCTTGGTTTTTTATTTGGCGTTAATCCTTTCAATCAGCCGTGGGTGGAGACGGGCAAAAATAACTTATACGGTGCTCTGGGTAAGCCCGGGTTTCAAACTCGTAATGAGCAGATAGAAAAAATGCAGAAAGACTCTGTTTGCTGGAAAATATAA